One Rhododendron vialii isolate Sample 1 chromosome 2a, ASM3025357v1 genomic region harbors:
- the LOC131315657 gene encoding protein ENHANCED DISEASE RESISTANCE 2-like — translation MCPTKPKQKQKHRGGHVADHGESDGDDYAHAAAVVDSCSWRDEAINGGSLKLVDLDTGTNGWASPPGDLFLLRSRTYLSSNKKTKTPSGPWLLSPAGFDWLKSPSKLDHVLSRPDNRVMHALRKSQSHGHSLKTFLLAVNLQVPGRDHHSAVFYFSTDEPIQSGSLLHRFIDGDDHFRNSRFKIVNRIVKGPWIVKAAVGNYAACLLGKALTCRYHRGENYLEIDVDIGSSAIANAVLKLALGYVTAVTVDMGFVVEAQAEEELPERLFGAVRVCQMEMSAATVVDRVDTASLRKVKGGSGGCCNQLSQSKVGVERSDGGDGDDDDH, via the coding sequence atgtgccCGACGAAGCCAAAGCAGAAACAAAAGCACCGGGGCGGCCACGTGGCCGACCACGGCGAATCCGACGGGGACGACTACGCCCACGCCGCCGCCGTCGTGGATTCATGCAGCTGGAGAGACGAAGCGATCAACGGCGGCTCCCTCAAGCTCGTCGACCTCGACACCGGAACCAACGGCTGGGCCTCCCCGCCCGGCGACCTCTTCCTCCTCCGCTCCAGAACCTACCTCTCCTCCAACAAGAAGACCAAGACGCCCTCCGGCCCGTGGCTCCTCAGCCCCGCCGGCTTCGACTGGCTCAAATCCCCGTCCAAACTCGACCACGTCCTCTCGCGCCCCGACAACCGCGTCATGCACGCGCTCAGAAAATCCCAGTCCCATGGCCACTCCCTCAAAACCTTTTTGCTCGCGGTGAACCTCCAAGTCCCCGGCCGCGACCACCACTCCGCGGTCTTTTACTTCTCGACCGACGAGCCGATCCAATCCGGCTCGCTGTTGCACCGGTTTATCGACGGAGACGATCATTTCCGTAACAGCCGGTTCAAGATAGTGAACCGGATCGTGAAGGGTCCGTGGATCGTGAAGGCGGCCGTGGGGAATTACGCGGCGTGTTTGCTGGGTAAGGCGCTGACTTGCCGGTACCACCGTGGGGAGAATTACTTGGAGATCGACGTGGATATTGGAAGCTCGGCGATCGCGAACGCAGTGTTGAAACTGGCGCTGGGGTACGTGACGGCGGTGACGGTGGACATGGGGTTCGTGGTGGAGGCGCAGGCGGAGGAGGAGTTGCCGGAGAGGTTGTTCGGGGCGGTTAGGGTTTGTCAGATGGAGATGTCGGCGGCGACGGTGGTGGATAGGGTGGATACGGCATCGTTGAGGAAAGTGAAGGGGGGTAGTGGGGGATGTTGTAATCAGCTGAGTCAGAGTAAGGTTGGGGTTGAGAGATCGGACGGTGGagatggtgatgatgatgatcattGA